From the genome of Thermofilaceae archaeon:
GACGAGGGGTGCCACGAGCAGTAGCGTGCTCGGGAAGCCGATCGCGATGGCCAGCAGCGTTCTAGCGGACACGTTGAGCCTCTTGATGTACCTTGGATTGAGCGGCGCCTCCGCCAGCAGTGAGTGGGAGAAGGGGGGTAGGGGGCGCGGATAACTCGCACCGACGGCGCCCGTGATCACGGAGGCGACTGCGAAGCTCCTCCCGAAGTTTAAGCCCCAAACCTGCGTTAGAATAGCTGCTTGAAGCGTTAAGGAAATGAGCCGACCCAGGGCATTCACGGGGTTTAGGAGGCAGTAGCGCGCGTTGAGGCGGACGATCAACCAGAAGAGCTGAGGGCTAGCCGGGGCACTACTCCTCAAAGAGCGGAGTGATCTCATCGTACTCCACCCTGTGAACCCGACAGCCGCTCCCCATGAGCGCCTCGAGGATGCTATTGAGGCTCTCAAGCCTACCCCGAACGCGGACAACCGAGCGGGCTCCAGCCTCCACGCTCACGCTCTCGATTCCCGGGACCTTCTCCGCGGCTCTCGGATCGCCCCCCTCCACAACTATGATCATCTCGTAGAGGGATCGAGATAGGTACTTCTCAAGCTCGCTGCGGCTCTCGATCACCCTCAGCACTCTCCCGCCCTTCAGGACGACAACCCTCCCACCAGTCATCATCTGCAGGTGCCGGGGATCGTGAGTCACTAGGATCACGCAAGCCCCCTCTTCCGCCCTAGACCTCAGGTATTCGAGCGTCTTGTTCACCGTGGGAGGGTCGAGCCCGATCAGCTCGTCCAGAAGGTACACCCTCGCGGATTTGCTCAGGAACAGCTTTGCGACCTCGAGCTTCCTCCTCGTACCGAAGGAGAGAGTGCCGACTTT
Proteins encoded in this window:
- a CDS encoding ABC transporter ATP-binding protein; its protein translation is MGAPAVLVKARVEYLPGIAAFEGSFEADGGFTIVIGPNGAGKTTLLHAIAGILSPYYVKGDVRVLGANPYREYWVKKYVALARQEPSTFDYWCTVETALTLYALLKGEDAALVREVVEELGLQDYMHPFSKVGTLSFGTRRKLEVAKLFLSKSARVYLLDELIGLDPPTVNKTLEYLRSRAEEGACVILVTHDPRHLQMMTGGRVVVLKGGRVLRVIESRSELEKYLSRSLYEMIIVVEGGDPRAAEKVPGIESVSVEAGARSVVRVRGRLESLNSILEALMGSGCRVHRVEYDEITPLFEE